The proteins below come from a single Thermopolyspora flexuosa genomic window:
- a CDS encoding cobalamin biosynthesis protein, with translation MLLAPRRSAPTAPVRHGGRMRAATALGLLAGAAADAVFADPRRGHPVALFGRAAAALERRLYADSKARGAAHAALCAGGAALLGAAAQALTRDRPWARAAVTAAATWAVLGGTSLGREGAYLAAALERKDIAAARARLPHLCGRDPGRLDEPELARATVESVAENTSDAVVAPLVWGAIAGVPGLLGYRAINTLDAMVGHRSPRYANFGWAAARLDDAANLLPARLTAALAVLAAPVAGGSPRRALAVLRRDGHRHPSPNAGRCEAAFAGALGVRLGGANDYGGRIEHRPHLGDGERPGAADIRRAVRLARVVGLAATALAALAAARPRLARATRPA, from the coding sequence ATGCTGCTCGCACCCCGCCGATCGGCACCCACCGCCCCGGTACGGCACGGCGGCCGCATGCGCGCGGCGACCGCGCTCGGCCTGCTCGCCGGGGCCGCCGCGGACGCCGTGTTCGCCGACCCGCGCCGCGGCCACCCGGTCGCCCTGTTCGGCCGGGCCGCGGCCGCGCTCGAGCGCCGCCTGTACGCGGACTCGAAGGCCCGCGGCGCGGCCCACGCCGCGCTGTGCGCCGGCGGCGCGGCCCTGCTCGGCGCGGCCGCGCAGGCGCTCACCCGGGACCGGCCGTGGGCCCGGGCCGCGGTGACCGCCGCCGCCACCTGGGCGGTGCTCGGCGGCACCAGCCTCGGCCGGGAGGGCGCCTACCTCGCCGCCGCCCTGGAGCGCAAGGACATCGCCGCGGCCCGGGCCCGCCTGCCCCACCTGTGCGGGCGCGACCCCGGTCGCCTCGACGAGCCCGAGCTCGCCCGCGCCACGGTCGAGTCGGTCGCGGAGAACACCTCCGACGCGGTGGTCGCCCCGCTGGTGTGGGGCGCGATCGCCGGGGTGCCCGGCCTGCTCGGCTACCGGGCGATCAACACGCTCGACGCCATGGTCGGCCACCGCTCGCCCCGGTACGCGAACTTCGGCTGGGCGGCGGCCCGGCTCGACGACGCGGCGAACCTGCTCCCGGCCCGGCTCACCGCCGCGCTCGCCGTGCTCGCCGCGCCCGTGGCCGGGGGCTCGCCGCGGCGGGCGCTCGCCGTACTGCGCCGGGACGGGCACCGGCACCCGAGCCCGAACGCGGGCCGGTGCGAGGCCGCGTTCGCCGGCGCGCTCGGTGTCCGGCTCGGCGGCGCCAACGACTACGGCGGCCGGATCGAGCACCGCCCCCACCTCGGCGACGGCGAGCGCCCGGGCGCCGCCGACATCCGCCGCGCGGTACGGCTCGCCCGCGTCGTCGGCCTCGCCGCGACCGCCCTCGCCGCGCTCGCCGCGGCGCGGCCCCGGCTCGCCCGCGCAACGAGGCCCGCCTGA
- a CDS encoding cobyric acid synthase — MTRGALLVAGTTSDAGKSVVTAGICRWLARRGVKVAPFKAQNMSLNSYVTPDGAEIGRAQAMQAAACGLEPTADMNPILLKPGGDRRSQVVVLGEPIADVDALEYGAHRDRLREIALAALERLRAAYDVVICEGAGSPAEINLRAGDIANMGLARAAGLPVIVVGDIDRGGVFASLYGTLALLEPADQALVAGFVINKFRGAPELLAPGLAMLRGLTGRPVYGVLPWRDGLWLDAEDSLALAADPPAAGGGGNRGTLRVAVVRLPRISNFTDADALAAEPGVLVRFVTSPWEAEDADLLVLPGTRATVADLDWLRRTGLAEAVAARARAGRPVLGICGGYQMLARTIRDEVESRAGHVDGLGLLPATVEFRPAKTLGRPSGEGYGHPVAGYAIHHGVVTPTGGEPFPGGCRSGAVWGTSWHGLLENDGFRRAFLADVAAAAGRDFAPAPDTSFAALRERRLDALGDLVEHHLDTAALLRLLENGVDDGLPVLPPGGV; from the coding sequence ATGACGCGAGGGGCACTGCTGGTCGCCGGGACCACGTCGGACGCGGGCAAGAGCGTGGTCACCGCCGGGATCTGCCGCTGGCTGGCCCGCCGGGGCGTGAAGGTCGCGCCGTTCAAGGCGCAGAACATGTCGCTCAACTCGTACGTGACCCCGGACGGCGCGGAGATCGGCCGGGCCCAGGCGATGCAGGCGGCGGCGTGCGGCCTGGAACCCACCGCCGACATGAACCCGATCCTGCTCAAGCCGGGCGGCGACCGGCGCAGCCAGGTGGTCGTGCTCGGCGAGCCGATCGCCGACGTGGACGCCCTGGAGTACGGCGCGCACCGGGACCGGCTGCGCGAGATCGCGCTCGCCGCGCTGGAGCGGCTGCGCGCCGCCTACGACGTGGTGATCTGCGAGGGCGCGGGCAGCCCGGCAGAGATCAACCTGCGCGCGGGCGACATCGCGAACATGGGGCTCGCCCGCGCCGCCGGGCTGCCGGTGATCGTGGTCGGCGACATCGACCGGGGCGGGGTCTTCGCCTCCCTGTACGGCACGCTCGCCCTGCTGGAGCCCGCCGACCAGGCGCTCGTCGCCGGATTCGTGATCAACAAGTTCCGCGGCGCGCCCGAGCTGCTCGCCCCCGGCCTCGCCATGCTGCGCGGCCTCACCGGCCGCCCGGTGTACGGCGTGCTGCCCTGGCGCGACGGCCTGTGGCTCGACGCCGAGGACTCCCTCGCGCTCGCCGCCGACCCGCCCGCCGCGGGCGGGGGCGGCAACCGGGGCACGCTGCGGGTCGCCGTGGTGCGGCTGCCCCGGATCTCCAACTTCACCGACGCCGACGCGCTCGCCGCCGAGCCCGGGGTGCTCGTCCGGTTCGTCACCTCGCCGTGGGAGGCCGAGGACGCCGACCTGCTCGTGCTGCCGGGCACCCGGGCGACCGTGGCCGACCTTGACTGGCTGCGCCGTACCGGCCTCGCCGAGGCCGTCGCGGCCCGGGCGCGGGCGGGGCGGCCGGTGCTCGGCATCTGCGGCGGCTACCAGATGCTCGCCCGCACCATTCGCGATGAGGTCGAGTCGCGCGCCGGGCACGTGGACGGCCTCGGGCTGCTGCCCGCCACCGTGGAGTTCCGCCCGGCCAAGACGCTCGGCCGCCCGAGCGGCGAGGGCTACGGCCACCCGGTGGCCGGGTACGCGATCCACCACGGCGTGGTGACGCCCACCGGCGGCGAGCCGTTCCCGGGCGGCTGCCGGTCCGGCGCGGTGTGGGGCACCTCGTGGCACGGGCTGCTGGAGAACGACGGCTTCCGCCGGGCGTTCCTCGCCGACGTCGCCGCGGCGGCCGGGCGGGACTTCGCGCCCGCGCCGGACACCTCGTTCGCGGCGCTGCGCGAGCGCCGCCTCGATGCGCTCGGCGACCTCGTCGAGCACCACCTGGACACCGCGGCCCTGCTGCGGCTGCTGGAGAATGGGGTGGACGACGGGCTCCCGGTCCTGCCGCCCGGAGGGGTGTGA
- a CDS encoding SHOCT domain-containing protein, with translation MRMLLTVAFVLAVLAAVGFGVAWLTSTVHERRRAREEDPKEILKRRYAAGEIDEDEYLRRMSGLSQDW, from the coding sequence ATGCGGATGCTGCTGACGGTCGCCTTCGTGCTCGCCGTGCTGGCCGCGGTCGGCTTCGGCGTTGCCTGGCTCACCAGCACGGTGCACGAGCGGCGCCGGGCGCGGGAGGAGGACCCCAAGGAGATCCTCAAACGCCGGTACGCCGCGGGCGAGATCGACGAGGACGAGTACCTGCGGCGGATGTCCGGCCTGTCGCAGGACTGGTGA
- a CDS encoding ATP-binding protein, whose translation MAADGLLGSIEFPAIEASVPRARAWLRERLGEDHPALDDVLLLASELVTNAVRHSDSRHSGTVTVVASARRGVVHVTVIDAGAEGMPHVESDAEDEEGEGGRGLFLVDVLARAWGVTDHPAGRAVWFEVKY comes from the coding sequence ATGGCCGCCGACGGTCTGCTCGGCTCGATCGAGTTTCCGGCCATCGAGGCGTCGGTGCCCCGCGCCCGGGCCTGGCTGCGCGAACGGCTCGGCGAGGACCATCCGGCCCTCGACGACGTGCTGCTGCTCGCCTCCGAACTCGTCACCAACGCGGTACGGCACTCCGACTCCCGCCACTCGGGCACGGTGACCGTGGTCGCCTCCGCCCGGCGCGGCGTCGTCCACGTCACCGTGATCGACGCCGGGGCGGAGGGCATGCCCCACGTGGAGAGCGACGCGGAGGACGAGGAGGGCGAGGGCGGGCGCGGCCTGTTCCTCGTCGACGTGCTCGCCCGTGCGTGGGGCGTGACGGACCACCCCGCGGGACGCGCGGTCTGGTTCGAGGTGAAGTACTGA
- a CDS encoding quinone oxidoreductase family protein, giving the protein MRAIVVSTPGDSSALEYTEVPDPVPGPGEVLIDVAASGVNFIDVYHRMGRYQLPLPFTPGSEGAGTVAAVGPDVTGVSVGDKMGWVNIPGGYAERAVIRADRLIPIPDAISPEAAASVMLQGLTAQYLTHSTYEIRPGDDVLVHAGAGGMGQLLIQVAKLRGARVITTVSTAEKEKIAREAGADHVLRYDGFAEAVKEITGAGVHVVYDGVGAATFEGSLASLRPRGVLALYGAASGPVPPFDPQRLNPLGSLFLTRPSLHHYILTREELLSRAEMVFGWLAEGRIRVNVFRRYPLAEARQAHDDLEARRTTGKLLLIP; this is encoded by the coding sequence ATGCGCGCCATCGTCGTGTCCACCCCCGGTGACTCCTCGGCGCTGGAGTACACCGAGGTCCCCGACCCGGTGCCGGGCCCGGGCGAGGTCCTCATCGACGTCGCCGCGAGCGGGGTCAACTTCATCGACGTCTACCACCGCATGGGCCGCTACCAGCTGCCGCTGCCGTTCACGCCCGGCTCGGAGGGGGCGGGCACCGTGGCCGCGGTCGGCCCGGACGTGACCGGCGTGTCCGTCGGCGACAAGATGGGCTGGGTGAACATCCCCGGCGGCTACGCCGAGCGCGCGGTGATCCGCGCCGACCGGCTGATCCCCATCCCCGACGCGATCTCCCCGGAGGCCGCGGCCTCGGTGATGCTGCAGGGCCTCACCGCGCAGTACCTCACCCACTCCACCTACGAGATCAGGCCGGGCGACGACGTGCTCGTGCACGCGGGTGCGGGCGGCATGGGCCAGCTGCTCATCCAGGTCGCCAAGCTGCGCGGGGCCCGGGTGATCACCACCGTGTCCACCGCGGAGAAGGAGAAGATCGCCCGCGAGGCCGGGGCCGACCACGTGCTGCGGTACGACGGCTTCGCCGAGGCGGTCAAGGAGATCACCGGCGCCGGGGTGCACGTGGTGTACGACGGGGTGGGGGCCGCCACGTTCGAGGGCAGCCTCGCCTCGCTGCGGCCGCGGGGGGTGCTCGCGCTGTACGGCGCGGCGAGCGGCCCGGTGCCGCCGTTCGACCCGCAGCGGCTCAACCCGCTCGGCTCGCTCTTCCTCACCCGGCCGAGCCTGCACCACTACATCCTCACCCGTGAGGAGCTGCTGTCCCGGGCCGAGATGGTGTTCGGCTGGCTCGCCGAGGGCCGGATCCGGGTGAACGTGTTCCGCCGCTACCCGCTCGCCGAGGCCCGGCAGGCGCACGACGACCTCGAGGCCCGCCGTACCACCGGAAAGCTCCTGCTCATCCCGTGA
- a CDS encoding ABC transporter ATP-binding protein: MTTGARVEFKGLRRVFGDTVALDDLDLVIEPGELVALLGPSGCGKTTALRVLAGFEQPDAGAVLIDGEDITRVPANRRDAGMVFQSYSLFPNLNARDNVAFGLRVRKVPAARRRARAEELLALVGLPEHGDRYPHQLSGGQQQRVALARALALEPRVLLLDEPLSALDAKVRVQLREEIRRLQLSLNITTIFVTHDQEEALSIADRVAVMRAGRIEQCAAPAELYSRPATAFVAEFVGTMNRLPGVVSTAGDRPTVTVIGQTLPVDGPVPDSPEVDVLVRPEAVLVTPDADGPALIADSSFRGASVRLRLRLDDGVEVLSDVPGHDVARFVPGTRASVRLVDRPVLVAPRTEAGGTGATGAPATAAAGRTGGR; the protein is encoded by the coding sequence ATGACGACCGGGGCCCGTGTCGAGTTCAAGGGGCTGCGCCGTGTCTTCGGCGACACCGTCGCCCTCGACGATCTCGACCTCGTCATCGAGCCGGGCGAGCTGGTCGCCCTGCTCGGCCCGTCCGGGTGCGGCAAGACGACGGCGCTGCGCGTCCTCGCGGGCTTCGAGCAGCCCGACGCCGGGGCGGTGCTGATCGACGGCGAGGACATCACCCGGGTGCCCGCGAACCGGCGCGACGCGGGCATGGTGTTCCAGTCCTACAGCCTGTTCCCCAACCTCAACGCGCGCGACAACGTGGCGTTCGGGCTGCGGGTGCGCAAGGTGCCCGCGGCCAGACGCCGGGCCCGCGCCGAGGAGCTGCTCGCGCTCGTCGGGCTGCCCGAGCACGGCGACCGCTACCCGCACCAGCTCTCCGGCGGCCAGCAGCAGCGGGTCGCGCTCGCCCGGGCGCTCGCGCTCGAGCCCCGGGTGCTGCTGCTCGACGAGCCGCTGTCGGCGCTCGACGCCAAGGTGCGCGTGCAGCTCCGCGAGGAGATCCGCAGGCTGCAGCTCTCCCTCAACATCACGACGATCTTCGTCACGCACGACCAGGAGGAGGCGCTGTCGATCGCCGACCGGGTCGCGGTGATGCGCGCCGGGCGCATCGAGCAGTGCGCCGCCCCGGCCGAGCTGTACTCGCGGCCCGCGACCGCGTTCGTCGCCGAGTTCGTCGGCACCATGAACCGCCTGCCCGGCGTGGTCTCCACGGCGGGCGACCGGCCCACGGTCACGGTGATCGGCCAGACGCTCCCGGTCGACGGGCCGGTCCCGGACTCGCCCGAGGTGGACGTGCTCGTACGGCCGGAGGCGGTGCTCGTCACCCCGGACGCGGACGGCCCGGCGCTGATCGCGGACTCCTCGTTCCGGGGCGCGTCGGTACGGCTGCGCCTGCGGCTCGACGACGGCGTGGAGGTGCTGTCCGACGTGCCCGGCCACGACGTGGCCAGGTTCGTGCCCGGCACCCGGGCCTCGGTGCGGCTCGTCGACCGGCCCGTGCTGGTCGCGCCGCGCACCGAGGCCGGCGGCACAGGGGCCACCGGCGCGCCGGCCACGGCCGCGGCCGGCCGTACCGGAGGCCGCTGA
- a CDS encoding ABC transporter permease encodes MATLTPAPAVLTDTTPAKHPGGPARPRTVRVWRGVVLLIAALYFLVPMATAFVFTVNIPNVGFTLDAYTRIFTVEGFVSSLSLSLGLAAATIVLVLLLLLPAMLAVRLAAPRLKPVLEVLCTLPMVVPPISFTAGISSLLPWAQDVLAPTPFYQTIITIQDQRFPLILVLAYVVLALPFAYRSLDSALTAIDVRTLVEAARNCGASWPRVMLSVIVPNIRSGLAGASFLTLALVLGEYTVARLLGYVPFPVWIVMISGSQAQVSVAVSVFSLLLTWALLLAVSSAGVRKRSAS; translated from the coding sequence ATGGCTACGTTGACCCCGGCCCCGGCCGTCCTCACCGACACCACGCCCGCCAAGCATCCGGGCGGGCCGGCGCGCCCGCGTACCGTACGGGTCTGGCGTGGCGTCGTGCTGCTGATCGCAGCGCTGTACTTCCTCGTGCCGATGGCGACGGCGTTCGTCTTCACGGTGAACATCCCGAACGTCGGGTTCACCCTCGACGCCTACACGCGGATCTTCACCGTGGAGGGGTTCGTCTCCAGCCTGTCGCTCTCGCTCGGGCTCGCCGCCGCCACGATCGTGCTCGTGCTGCTGTTGCTGCTGCCCGCGATGCTCGCGGTACGGCTCGCCGCGCCGCGGCTGAAGCCGGTGCTCGAGGTGCTGTGCACGCTGCCGATGGTGGTGCCGCCGATCTCGTTCACCGCCGGGATCTCGTCGCTGCTGCCGTGGGCGCAGGACGTGCTCGCGCCCACGCCCTTCTACCAGACGATCATCACCATCCAGGACCAGCGGTTCCCGCTGATCCTCGTGCTCGCGTACGTGGTGCTCGCGCTGCCGTTCGCCTACCGGTCGCTCGACTCCGCGCTCACCGCGATCGACGTGCGCACCCTGGTGGAGGCGGCACGCAACTGCGGCGCGTCCTGGCCGCGGGTGATGCTCTCGGTGATCGTGCCGAACATCCGCTCCGGGCTGGCGGGCGCGTCGTTCCTCACCCTCGCGCTCGTGCTCGGCGAGTACACGGTGGCGCGGCTGCTGGGCTACGTGCCGTTCCCGGTGTGGATCGTGATGATCTCCGGGTCGCAGGCCCAGGTGTCGGTCGCGGTGTCGGTGTTCAGCCTGCTGCTCACGTGGGCCCTGCTGCTCGCGGTGTCGAGCGCGGGGGTCAGGAAAAGGAGTGCGTCATGA
- a CDS encoding ABC transporter permease, translating to MTGASTGGRSAGTGRGLLARVRSAGWLAALPLLVFYAVVFGGPAVMIVIGAFTVDGRPSLDNMERSLQGGYLTALLGSVRLSAVVAIAGAVLGTLLAQAVVTSRSRWLRESVLTASGVLANFGGVPLAFLWIATLGNAGVVTTTFGLDRFGWSLYNFWGLALVYLYFSVPLMVLVMTPALDGLRPQWREAALNCGATPWQFWRHVGIPVLAPSLLGGVVLLFGGAFAAYATAAAMVGATVPLVTLMIGDALSGQVLVGHQNVALALSLDMILVAGLVMAVYLPMQRRSARWLR from the coding sequence ATGACGGGCGCATCGACCGGCGGCCGGTCCGCCGGCACCGGGCGCGGGCTGCTCGCCCGCGTCCGGTCGGCGGGCTGGCTCGCCGCGCTTCCGCTGCTGGTCTTCTACGCCGTCGTGTTCGGCGGCCCCGCGGTCATGATCGTCATCGGCGCGTTCACCGTCGACGGCAGGCCGAGCCTCGACAACATGGAGCGGTCGCTGCAGGGCGGCTACCTCACCGCGCTGCTCGGCAGCGTCCGGCTGTCGGCGGTGGTCGCGATCGCCGGGGCCGTGCTCGGGACGCTCCTCGCGCAGGCGGTGGTGACCTCGCGCTCCCGGTGGCTGCGGGAGAGCGTGCTCACCGCCTCCGGGGTGCTCGCGAACTTCGGCGGCGTGCCGCTCGCGTTCCTGTGGATCGCCACGCTCGGCAACGCCGGCGTCGTCACCACCACGTTCGGCCTCGACCGGTTCGGCTGGAGCCTGTACAACTTCTGGGGCCTCGCCCTGGTCTACCTGTACTTCTCCGTGCCGCTCATGGTGCTGGTGATGACGCCCGCGCTCGACGGGCTGCGGCCGCAGTGGCGCGAGGCCGCGCTGAACTGCGGCGCCACCCCGTGGCAGTTCTGGCGGCACGTCGGCATCCCGGTGCTCGCCCCGTCGCTGCTCGGCGGCGTGGTGCTGCTGTTCGGCGGGGCGTTCGCCGCGTACGCCACCGCGGCGGCGATGGTGGGCGCCACGGTGCCGCTGGTGACCCTGATGATCGGGGACGCGCTGTCCGGCCAGGTGCTCGTCGGCCACCAGAACGTGGCGCTCGCGCTCAGCCTCGACATGATCCTGGTGGCCGGTCTGGTCATGGCCGTCTACCTCCCGATGCAACGGAGGAGTGCCCGATGGCTACGTTGA
- a CDS encoding ABC transporter substrate-binding protein — MAVSFTAACGSAPTEQAGGAGASKAATATSAADLGGMDALIAEAKKEGQLNVIALPHDWANYGEIISTFKAKYGIQINEENPDGSSSDEIAAVKSRKGQDRAPDVLDLGQTFALSGAAEGLFAPYKVASWDKLPDTMKDPNGLWYNDYGGYISIGCDAKAVGTCPKTFADLLKPEYKGKVALNGNPTKAGSAFAGVFAAALANGGSFDDIQPGLDFFKKLKEVGNFNPVETTTATVEKGETPISIDWDYVNAKYAEDFKSKGLDWQVVIPEDGKYASYYAQAINKDAPHPAAARLWMEFLFSPEGQNLYLKGFARPALLPAMEADKTVDPQLLEKLPKVEGTPSFPTEEQVKKAQEVVASGWSAAVSG, encoded by the coding sequence GTGGCCGTCTCGTTCACCGCGGCCTGCGGCTCCGCCCCCACCGAGCAGGCGGGGGGTGCCGGCGCGTCCAAGGCCGCCACCGCCACCTCCGCCGCCGACCTCGGCGGCATGGACGCCCTCATCGCCGAGGCGAAGAAGGAGGGCCAGCTCAACGTCATCGCGCTCCCGCACGACTGGGCCAACTACGGCGAGATCATCAGCACCTTCAAGGCCAAGTACGGCATCCAGATCAACGAGGAGAACCCGGACGGGTCGAGCTCCGACGAGATCGCGGCGGTCAAGTCGCGGAAGGGCCAGGACCGGGCGCCCGACGTGCTCGACCTCGGTCAGACCTTCGCGCTCAGCGGCGCGGCCGAGGGCCTGTTCGCCCCCTACAAGGTGGCCTCCTGGGACAAGCTCCCCGACACCATGAAGGACCCGAACGGCCTCTGGTACAACGACTACGGCGGCTACATCTCGATCGGCTGCGACGCCAAGGCCGTCGGCACCTGCCCGAAGACCTTCGCCGACCTGCTCAAGCCCGAGTACAAGGGCAAGGTCGCGCTCAACGGCAACCCGACCAAGGCCGGCTCGGCGTTCGCCGGCGTGTTCGCCGCCGCGCTCGCCAACGGCGGCTCGTTCGACGACATCCAGCCCGGCCTCGACTTCTTCAAGAAGCTGAAGGAGGTCGGCAACTTCAACCCGGTCGAGACCACCACGGCGACCGTGGAGAAGGGCGAGACGCCGATCAGCATCGACTGGGACTACGTCAACGCCAAGTACGCCGAGGACTTCAAGTCCAAGGGCCTCGACTGGCAGGTCGTGATCCCGGAGGACGGCAAGTACGCCTCCTACTACGCGCAGGCGATCAACAAGGACGCCCCGCACCCGGCCGCGGCCCGGCTGTGGATGGAGTTCCTGTTCAGCCCCGAGGGCCAGAACCTCTACCTGAAGGGGTTCGCGCGGCCGGCGCTGCTGCCCGCGATGGAGGCCGACAAGACCGTGGACCCGCAGCTGCTTGAGAAGCTGCCCAAGGTCGAGGGGACCCCGAGCTTCCCGACCGAGGAGCAGGTCAAGAAGGCGCAGGAGGTCGTCGCCTCCGGCTGGTCCGCGGCCGTCAGCGGATGA
- a CDS encoding DUF6504 family protein → MSRLYGDPIEVWTRDGSPVRFVWRDRLYTVRQVLEHWVVAREWWKTSDTDPGERRFWRVEASPGGTTGTYELRYDTSGDRWLLLRAWD, encoded by the coding sequence TTGAGCAGACTCTACGGTGACCCCATCGAGGTGTGGACCCGCGACGGCAGCCCCGTCCGCTTCGTCTGGCGCGACCGCCTCTACACCGTCCGGCAGGTGCTCGAACACTGGGTGGTGGCCCGCGAGTGGTGGAAGACCTCGGACACCGACCCCGGTGAGCGCAGGTTCTGGCGGGTAGAGGCAAGTCCCGGCGGCACGACCGGAACCTACGAGCTGCGTTACGACACCTCCGGCGACCGCTGGCTGCTGCTGAGGGCGTGGGACTGA